The genomic segment TGTGAGAGTTGCAAGGTATGGAATAAGTTGTTGATATGTGGTTCTTCTGTGATGATGGAGATCCAGATTTATTTAGGTTTTGCCCCCTCAGACAGAATCAACATACTAGGAGTATTTCTTTCTCACACAGGGCTTCTTCAAACGCTCAGTGCAGAATAACAAGCATTATACCTGTTCAGAGGAACAACGCTGCCCAATGAACCTGTCCCAAAGAAAACGTTGTCCTTTCTGCCGCTTCCAGAAGTGTCTGGCTGTAGGCATGAGAAAAGAAGGTATGTAATCTCTCAACACTTTGGATGcatttctgcttctttgtcACATCCACTGCTGTGAAAAAGCATCACTAGACATCTTCTGTCGGGATTTaatttgtcacacttaaatgtttcatgtcAGTTACACTGAAAAATTATactgaaaatattattataattaaaaggTATATTAatttgcagttttcaaattaggatttttttctatcaaaggAAAAATGCCTTCCAAAACCAATACAAtcctttgtaaagaaaaaaaacaacaaacaaatatggTTGCCTctattatataattattattattttttcttaaaggtgGTATTTATGAttccacaaaagaaaaaaaaactgaacaacatCTATTGGGCTGATCTGCTGTTCTAGATACCTTATTCTCTCttaataattcaaaatgtcatTAGAAATTAGTCCTTTGTATTAACTCAATACTATGATATGTCTGAAACCGTTAGGTGTgactaataaaacagaaaaagaaaaagaaaatacctcTTGAAAGGAGGGAATACTATTTTCCTGGCAGTGCGAATGTCCATCTCTTCCTTATGAAACTAAATCATTCTAGTTTTGGCTCAATTGGCAAAATTTCAATACAGGAAATTTGTAAATGAGGGTCAAATATTATATGTTATTCTACTTGGGCTCCaagtaatgtttatttatttatttttattcattattttcgCCAAAGATGTTACAAGTGTTGCCTTTTAATTATGACTTCTTTTTCAGCTGTAAGAGCAGATCGTATGAGAGGTGGCAGGAATAAGTTTGGGCCTCTGTACAGACGTGACAGGCAGATGAAACAGCAAAAGGCAAACACAAATCCCTACAGGATTAAGATGGAAACAAGGCAAACACCTGGTCCCCAATCTCCAAATGACCATCGAATAAGTGGCCCAACAAACAATACATCGTCTTCAGCTGCTTTTCATCTATCCCATATTATGTATCCGTCTGGGATGGAGCGAAGTTGTCAACCCATGCCTCTGGACTGTACCATGAACAATCACAGAGGTCTATCACCTCCATCCATGCCTTTTCGTGGACTTTGTTGTAGTTTCCCTGAATACTCACAGGACAAAGAGGAACCCAGCTTCAGCTACAACCCCGTTCCCACACACTTTTCAGTCCACCCATTCACACCAACGTGCACACCAACATCTTCCCCCTGCTCCACACCAAGCTCAGCACCAGCTATTTCCCAGGCTGGTACTCAGACAATACCTCCACCAAACACTCCTTCTCCCAACTTCCTTATTCAGCTCCTGGAGGGTGAACAAGATGAGGATCAGCTATGCACCAAAGTCTTGGCTAGTCTGCAAAGAGAGCAGGCCAATCGAGGGAAGCATGACTGCCTAAATACATTCAGCATCATGTGCAAAATAGCTGACCAGACTCTGTTTGGACTTGTGGAGTGGGCCAGAAACAGCAATCTCTTTAAAGAGCTCAAGGTAAGGAAATTCTGCTACACTACCAGTCAGCAGCAGGATAAGATCTATGCAGTTTCTGGAGTTCAAGGGTTTATATTATATTCACACCTTGGTGCTTCTGATAGGTGGATGATCAGATGTCACTGCTGCAAAGCTGTTGGAGTGAGCTGCTGGTCCTAGACCACCTCTGCAGACAAGTCACTCACGGAAAAGAAGGTTGTATTTATCTGGTCACAGGTCAACAGGTGAAGTATTAGTCACTTATCTGTACAGATTTAGAGgcatgtttattttcatcactCACACACTTATTTCTAACAGTGATTTATTGTGATGCAGATTGAAGTGTCAACCATTATGTCCCAGGCTGGAACGACGTTAAGTAGTTTAGTATCAAGAACCCAAGACCTTGTTTTCAAACTTAAGGCACTCCATTTTGACAGACACGAGTTTGTTTGTCTTAAATACCTTGTCCTGTTCAACCCAGGTTAGTGCTCTTAATTCAATAGTTGTTAAAGTCAAGTATTTACCTTAATTTTGATCTGTCATTAATACAGTTGCTATTAGTGTTCAACCcactttttgtgcttttttttttttaatgcatcagaTGTGAAGTCAGTCCAGAACCGCAGACAAGTAGAGCAAACTCAGGAGAGGGTGAACAGAGCTCTCATGGAACATACCCAGCAGAGCCACCCGGGACACTCAGACAAGTTTGGGCAGTTGCTTCTTCGGCTCCCAGAAGTGCGCAGCATTAGCTTGCAAGTTGAGGACTATTTGTACCAGCGCCACCTTCTTGGAGATTTACCCTGCAACTCTCTACTGGCGGAGATGCTGCACGCTAAGCACAACTAGGAGGGTGTTGAAGTTTGAAAAATTATCACCTTCAAAGATGCTCTAAGATGAAGATGGGTCGTGCTATGAGAAGGTTTCTTTATCAGTGTTAAATTAGGACCCAGGTGTCATCTTATTTCATGTAAACAGGAAAGGCAAAActgttcaacaaaaaaataaaatacattcagtaAAGTCAAGCAATTTTGTGCctaacttttataaatataaaataaaaatgtgttggtcATTCTCACTCTGCAGTATATCTTTTCAAAGATACACATGCAAATTCTAAAACAAAGATATGAGGGAGAAAAAAGATGATtatcaaataatgaaaaaaaaaaatctatgtggatgatttaaaaatgattttatttttctggtccAGTTGTCAAGGAGTCACTTAATGAAATGAACATACAAAATGTACTGgcaaataagaaaacagaagaaaacaaaaaaaacttatgacATCTTTTCTGAAATGGAAATTTGACATAttaccttcatttaaaaaaagaagaagcataaaagaaatggagagaaaaggacagagaacctcaaactaaaaaataaatttgtcaaataattcaaatggaaataaatatacCTCTGGATGATGAGTTTTAGGGAGAATTGCACAAAATCAATCACTACCACATTTGAAGCTTTACAAgtacataaatacaaacatctaTTAAATTTACACGTaaacccccacacacacacttacttAATCAAcagtttatttcttatttatggtTTCAACATTGCATCCATAGGAGTCCCCTTCAAACAACACATTACATGGAGGCATTCTGTGAAGAAGGTAGCTGCACTGTGGCAACTGTAATAATGCTGCAAGACTGCAAAGAAAGAGCTAATTTTCAAGATGTTTTGCCAGTATTGAATTAATCAAGAAATTCTGGAGTCATTTTTTAACCagcactgaggaaaaaaaaaaaaaaagcttttggcATTTTACATTCCCCTGTTGTACATGAAGGAGTCTCAAGAGACTGTGGGGTAGACTAGGGCTGTTACAGTCCAGAATGATCCTTCGTTAAGAAACCTACTGTTTATATGCCCGGACATATAAACAGGGAATAATGCATTAGGAAACAAGCTCAGTGACCTACACGATTTATTTATCCTAAAACAGTATCAGGAACTTCAGCTGTTGAACAATTCAAATTCATTCTCATTCACTCATTGTCATCTCAAACATACACCTCACTAATGCTTAAGCAGCAGGCTAGCTTATTTGCAGCTCACAAAGGTCAACTTAATTTTTACAAATCATCATCAAAAAAGAAAGTATTCAGCATTCAATATATATTAAATCAAGATTGATTATCATTGTCATACAGAGCTTTATCCAAGTATTGATGAACATGACGAAGCTCTCCTTCATCTTTGTTCCCCCCGGTGACAAGCTCAAACCATTATTTCCatgaaaacaaccaataaacaaaaaaacaaaaaaatcacaggatattttattcttctttcagTTCTCATTACTCAATCAGTTGCTaggaaaacatgtcaaaaagtattaaaaaaaacatccagatgtcTACAGCTGAAGGAGTGGAGTGCAGAAAATATGGGGCACAAGCAGTTTCGAATGTGTAAAGCAATCTGCAGTGAAAGTAGCCTCTGGTATATCTATGGTATTTTCTGGTCCTGACTAGAAGTGGGTAGCATGTGCCCTACATTCATATGAGAGCAGCGTTAACTGCCTATACATTTCAGCCTTCATTTCCAATCAGAGTAAAGAGCCGAATCATGTGTCTCAGTATACTGGAGGGAAACGGAGCCCTGGAAGAAGAAAAGGCAGCGAAaggaaaccaaaccaaaacttTGAAGGGTGGGAGCTGCTTGTACCCAAAATACTGTTGTGCGGGCAAAGGCAGTGTAATTCTCCACTTCCCTCCCTTTTCGAGTCAAAAACAAGACTCGGACATGGCAGGGTAAGGCAAGGCATGAGGAGGAAAAGGGAaacagttgttgttgtttattttgtccaAATGAAATTTGTCCCATTACATTTTACAATCTGAGTGGATCATTCAGAACCTGTCAGAAGCTCTAGAGATAAAGTCTTTTAGCTCGAGTGTCTGTATTAAGGAGTGATTGACTCCTTCTCTTGGCCAGTCACCAGTTCGGTTCTCAGGGTTCAAGCTGACAACGGAAAAATACCTGAGCAGTCgttccattttttccccccaacagAACGATCTGACACTCCACACTAGCCAGGGAAGCAAAAAGGAAGAATGAGTCAACTGTGTACATTTCCTGAATTATAGCATCTTTCCCAACCATAGGCGAGTCTTTAATTTGGGGTATTCAACTTTTTAGGTGTTCCTGGGCGCTTCTGCCAGAAGTGGTTAGGAATGGTGAAGGCATCAACACTCATTGACATGGTTTTGGACGGGATGACGGTGAACTGTTTACGGTCAGAGCTATACTTGTAAATGGACTCCACCATCTCAGGTTTGATGTTCCGTGGGCCAATGCCAGTCAGCCGGTCCATGTCCTCGGTTTCAGGGTTCATGGTGTAAACTGCTCTGAATTGGCAGCTGGCATCTCGGAAGAGGATTAGGAAATGGTTGGCTGCGCTTCTTTCCATTTCCTGAAAAGACAAACACCAACAGACAAGCAGAGTTTGTAAGTAAGAGCCATGTTCATGTGGGCCTCTTAGTGAGACCGTAACGTAGCAGCATTGTTTACCTCGacaatcttgtttttttgtggttcaTTAACCTTGCCAGCCAGGCAGCAGCGAGTGATGGCATTATGGATGATGAACTTGTTGGACTTAAAGCTCGGTTCCTTGTATAGCTTTGGTcctgaaaaacagttttcacacATGATATGCTTGCTGCTCTAATAAAACAAtgctcacatttttaaaacaaactttagcCATGAATTAATCACTCACCTGTATATTCTGGAATGGAAGCTGGGGAGGAGATGGTGGATCCATTTTCCCAGTCTTTTTCCCCATTCTGGGCACTCCTTCGCCCTGGTGACATTAGCCGTGACCGAGAGGGAGAATGTGATcggctagaaaaaaaacaacaaacaaagtgGGTTGCAGACATTAATCGTCACCATCACCTTTGCACCTGATAGCACTGATAACGACTACCACAGCAACTGTAACTAGAGGCggataaacacaaacaaataatgaaacaaCTTGGTCATTGTAAAAATCCATTATCCAGGTCCTCTTTCTCAGATGGTTAATGTAATGTTCTTTGACCTGTCCAGGGCAAACAGCGCCAACATTTAAAGCCcctacataaataaatttaatccaTCATCTCTGTGTATGTTACCTTGGAGATTTCCTGACAGTCAGCCCTCCAGAGTCATTAGCCATAGAGGAGAGGTTCATCATTGAGTGGAAGTTCCCTTTGTTCAGCCTGTTtcctacacagaaaaaaacaagagcatgttattaaaaaaaaacaagcaaaagcaAAGATAAAGTTTCTAACACTTAGAAATTTGGTGGTGGTGTCAGAAGCCTTTACCCTTGACGGGACTATTGGACAAAACCGAGTCATCTCTGAAAACTGTCTTGGGTCTCTGTTTCTTCACATCACGAACTGTTGTAGGTTTCTTCCTCAGCACTTTGTCCAGATCTTCCATAATCTTCAGTTGATGTCGTCTCTCATACTCCTGCCTGGTGAAGTCTCCTCTGCGCTGGGGAGTGCCTTCTGCTGGTGGGGTACGTGACGCCGGAGGGGTGCCTGAGGTCTGGGGTGTTTCTTCATTCTTGCCCCATCCTTCAATGATCATCCACTGGGGCTTGCTAAGagcagagggagacagagagcACAATGTCAAAATGTATAATACTGGGAATACAGATACAACAACtgcaaatatgatttaaaaactacaatctAAACATACTTGACTGTACAGGAGTCATTAGGGAGTGTCTATTGtgctaaaactgtttttattgtatgcACTATTACGGTTCATATTTAGTAATGCCACCAGCTGCATaagtggaaaaaagaagaaaagtcttactttgattctttttccttctcttgcTCAAGTTTGCGTCTCTTCAACTCTTCGGTTCTCCTTTGCTGTTTCTCAAGAAGAGCTGCTCTTCGCTGTGCCATCTCATCCTCTGTTCGATCCCTGACATCCTACAAAGACAAAACCAAGTACACATGAATAGCTATTAACACACTGACCTAAACCACGGTTTACCAGATACCAAAATAATGAGATGCAGTACCAACCTTGAAAAAGAAACCAACACCTGCCTTTGATTCTGGCTCCGTTCGATCACTCATTGAATCTGATAATATATCAGGCACTTCGTCATCCTCTTCCCCCTCTGCTCCCAAGGCAGAGAGTGGGATCTCAATTAAACTGCTACGTTTGCCATTGGGCATTCCAGCCGGGGCTTCACTCTCGAAGGAGCACTCTGAAGGGGCGCCAGAGCTGCATCCTGCACTCGCAAGCCCTTCCTTCTTTACCAGGGGACTGTGTGAGCGCCCTGCCTCCAGGTCCATGCTAAAAATACTCTGTCCATCATTGGAGCCTACTTCTGATAGGTCGTCATCTGCTGCAGGGTGAGGAGGTGGAGTTGATATAGGAGTCAATGAAGGTGTGGGGACAGGAGTCGGCCCAAATGAACGTAGCTCATCCAGGCTATCAGAGTCACCTatagagaaggaggaagaagtcTGAACCTGGGACTGCAAATGATTTCCTCGACGAAGATGGGGTATACGGTCCACATTCTGAGGGGGGTTGAGAACCCTTGAATCCTTTGGGAACTTTGTGTCCATTTGGCGACTGTGTTTTGGACTTTTAGGGGGTACAGACTGAGCTCTTCGATGAACTTTAGGAGATTTAGGAGGAGCAGAAGGGTTTGCCATTTTGCGTGATGGTGAGGGAGAAGAGGACGCTAAATTAAAACCTCGGGTGGATTCTCGTGAGATGCGTGAAGGAGGAGCTGAGTTGGAAGGTTTGGGGTCGGCTGGAATAACCCAGGATTTGTTCGTGGATGCTGCAGGTTTCTTCTTGATTAGTTGATTCTGCTGTTCACTCAGTCGTTGCATGTCAGTTTGCAGGGAGGACAATGCTGCAGTTAACTTGGACACAGCATTGTTATAATCCCCTAAAGGGGCTACCGTTTTTTCACCAGGTGTCTGACTGGCCTCCTTGATGAGCGCATGTCCTCCTCTACCACTTGCATCATCCTCCACCAAAAGGCGCTGTTGATCTTGTTCCTTCCCTTCCTCCTCCATTTGAGCAAGTCTTTCCTCCAAAGTCAAACGTGAAAGATCTTCCTCTCCTTTCTCCTCAGAGTCAACATCATTGTGCTCTTTTTTCAACTGTAGAAAAGCACTCTTCCCCAGTCTTTGACGATGCTTTGCAAAAATGGCCTCAATACGTTTTTTCTGGGCTTcaatggcttttcttttttcttcaagcCGAGCTCCCAGTTCAGTCATCTCATTATTTAGTTGTGGGCTCTTGCTCGGGCTTTCTTCAGACTTTTGTGCCCAAGAGGTCATCTGAGGGGAAGATGGGTCGCTACCTTTAGGAGAATCCatgctctgtttctttttgcGTTCTGCAAAGCTGGTCATCTTCACGCCACTGTCAGGTGAACCCTTAACATAGCCAATGGAAGAGTTTGCATGGGCAGCTGGTGTGTTTGGAGTTGACTGGGCCTTTGGCAGGTCTTCTAAGGCATCTGAATCTAAACTGCCATCTCTCAAGACTGAGTCATCATCCCGTGAACATCCTGAGGTGTTTCTGGTGCGAGCTGGCTCCCTGGTGGACTCTTTAGGCTGGTACATCATTCCTGAGTGTGTAGGGGCAGAGCAGCTGATGGGGGTCAGGTTGCCATCATATCTAGAACTTGCAGGATCGTCAGGCGAGTGGAGGTAGAAGCCATCAGGAGCACCATCAGGATGTAATCTAGGTTCCATTTTGCCTTCGTTGTGAATTATTTGGAGAGCCTCTTCAATGGTGGGCAGCTCTCCAGTTTCATTTGTCTCAAGTCCGTTCTCCTCAGCCAGCCTTGGAATAACGGGAGTCTGTGTGGCCCATGATGCTCTCTGAGGACCATTTGGTCCAGGGGCCTTACCAACCAAATGGCTGATGTCTTCAGGAGTAGTGTAGGGATGATTAATGTTTTGGCCTGCTGGGTTGAGCTGATCTGAGCTCATAGAGCGGGTTATTACAGGGTTGCCCATCACTATATCAACGTCACTGTCAAGGCCAAAAGGGATGCTGAAGGATACTGCTGACAAGGGCCGACTAAGAGAAAGAGCAAAGCAagttcaagtaaaaataaactggtgGATGTAACAGTTAATGTACTCTGTCTACTAGCACTACCTGAGAGGTTTCTTGCTCCATGTCTTTCCAACTCCTTCTATATGAGACATTGAGGTAGACTGAGTCAAAGGTCCTGAGTACAATGGGACACAGACAAACATGTAAAGGCATGCAAACATCACAGGGATGCACACAATaaccaaacaaaatatacatgaaatatatatatggagAGATAAGGACAAAACAccacaaaactgaaacaaaaacaatgactgAAGGGAATCAAACTGACTTAATACCtgatgcagaagaagaaatgggGAGAAAAGGCTTCTTGAAGATGGAAGGAGAAGTACTGGAAGGTGGAAAAATATCTAGTTTTAGctctcaataaaataaatatttattaaatgcatttattcatacaaaaacaaaataaaaacatttctgtaccTGTTACCACTGGCGTTACTTTGTGTCACTGGTGTGGATTCATCTGATGAAAAGGGAGAACCCAGTTGGGTCCATGTTAGAGCCATTAGGACTTCATCTTCAGAGTAATGATCAACATTTACAAAGGAACGCAAACCTGCGACACTCACCTATTGGTTGAACAAATTCTGGCCTTTGTACTTCGAACCAGTAAAGCAGTTCAGACAGGAAACTCAGAAAATTGAGCTACAGGATGAAACGTATCAAGTCAGACATTAGAGAACCatcatgtaattttaatgtaCAAGTCAAATAATGACAGAGTGGTTACCTGAAGCTCTTGTGGTGTGTATAGCATATCTTCAAGTGCCAAGTGACAGCAGCCCTTCAAACAGCTGTCACAAAATTCTCGGATGAACTGCAGGTTGTACAGGCTGTCTGATACCGACATGGAGTCCTTCATACAAACATCTTACAGACAGGAGTAAAAGTGTTAAACTGACAGACATGGCCTGTTGTCATCATATTAACTCAAGTAATGAGTAACTAGGATCAATTTGGAATGATGTAATTGACTTGGGATCTTACTGTTGATTGAGttgaattgacttttttgtaaagtgccttgagacaacatttgttgtgacCTGGTGCTTTAGATATAGATTGAATTGCACTGAATTGTGAACAGAGGTTAGC from the Gambusia affinis linkage group LG19, SWU_Gaff_1.0, whole genome shotgun sequence genome contains:
- the nr5a5 gene encoding nuclear receptor subfamily 5, group A, member 5, translated to MDIPGYYTQQPQTPAHFSGSHPEDLLTQEGSSTSQEQKTEADSRSESEESCPVCGDKVSGYHYGLLTCESCKGFFKRSVQNNKHYTCSEEQRCPMNLSQRKRCPFCRFQKCLAVGMRKEAVRADRMRGGRNKFGPLYRRDRQMKQQKANTNPYRIKMETRQTPGPQSPNDHRISGPTNNTSSSAAFHLSHIMYPSGMERSCQPMPLDCTMNNHRGLSPPSMPFRGLCCSFPEYSQDKEEPSFSYNPVPTHFSVHPFTPTCTPTSSPCSTPSSAPAISQAGTQTIPPPNTPSPNFLIQLLEGEQDEDQLCTKVLASLQREQANRGKHDCLNTFSIMCKIADQTLFGLVEWARNSNLFKELKVDDQMSLLQSCWSELLVLDHLCRQVTHGKEGCIYLVTGQQIEVSTIMSQAGTTLSSLVSRTQDLVFKLKALHFDRHEFVCLKYLVLFNPDVKSVQNRRQVEQTQERVNRALMEHTQQSHPGHSDKFGQLLLRLPEVRSISLQVEDYLYQRHLLGDLPCNSLLAEMLHAKHN